A window from Vigna angularis cultivar LongXiaoDou No.4 chromosome 7, ASM1680809v1, whole genome shotgun sequence encodes these proteins:
- the LOC108336475 gene encoding uncharacterized protein LOC108336475 isoform X1, translating into MTFQPKTDPGSLPRSIPTATEKEYGEMSISELVDVLRIAYKIEDFDKIEEELVKREAKLRAEIGSLGEKFELERLKRIEVEERLKIREEQYKKGKRAQDNYEQLLKEVKTDRLAEKHAIEEFIKKNVALEGEVYELKEFRKKMLDEVKSMDELRDKIRVWKEEKVGDKNALDVFIMKNIELQEAVKKNLTMIEGLKNENGKLTDEKHELKTLFESLQRRYSKLPVSDVKLEESTMPLMSEDAFDCGNTEVEPNLGVSFAVKDEKDVSDNELENDTGEPVPLQRDEDTHYSVDTGTGQSPNKGNKEDAIGALGVKFKVEKDIMDLSEDDDKYTSQGFHGEKAIPQIIEENEHPQRVEIIKRKRASDIQASTSTSTSFADLFETENLPVKRNMARTQGASSYQGKNSCQGENRRLTASARRRQEEADIHEEKHNVIEEQHHVQEREDVNVGEKEVCGFPGGPHDTSLLTHYARHVAHALWQDEDRGEIKLISHGKKLNRFGACHEAIEEIVLNSGLLPLCGISYDYVDKGLLLAFAERWHLETNTFHLPVGEMSITLDDVSSLLHLSIEGEFCPVKDLEWEEAQSALMDLLGVDYERAGTEMTEARGPKVRLSWLRGVYTECCEQQRWDCAARAFLLHLVGCSIFPNKSGTLIHVSYLMLFRELDRCGRYAWGVAALAYLYEQLGDVSLATTRQMAGYMTLLQSWIYEHFPYMGRRRVLSSYIEDKPRATRWEIWRHGCSLVEARAHLDRLTYDGVIWSPYESHRGNRPFLVIALFSGWIRLGDMVQRHLPERVLRQFEFEQPIPRTPDAITKVDIETIDGIWVHFRPQVISHVRPTSSPYDCVEGYLQWFRRVSHPYMIPGADLDRMTLAPRLRRHIPDDVSVRRKSPSEFEVLGNLRRIVTILQTMISYCDVSEGTIAYDRTNEALQLAHALVKEQKGNNKGGRHVRSRQSS; encoded by the exons ATGACATTTCAACCCAAAACGGACCCTGGGTCTTTGCCTAGGTCCATTCCGACCGCCACTGAAAAAGAATACGGTGAAATGAGCATATCCGAGCTAGTTGATGTGCTGCGTATTGCGTATAAAATTGAGGATTTTGATAAAATTGAGGAAGAGTTGGTAAAGAGGGAAGCAAAACTTAGGGCGGAAATTGGATCACTCGGGGAGAAGTTTGAGCTGGAGAGGCTCAAGAGAATTGAAGTCGAAGAGAGACTGAAAATCAGAGAGGAGCAATATAAAAAGGGGAAGAGAGCCCAGGATAATTATGAGCAGTTGTTGAAGGAAGTGAAAACAGATCGCTTGGCTGAAAAACATGCTATTGAGGAGTTCATCAAAAAGAACGTTGCTTTAGAAGGTGAAGTGTATGAGCTGAAGGAGTTCAGGAAAAAAATGCTAGATGAGGTCAAATCTATGGATGAACTAAGGGACAAGATCCGTGTATGGAAGGAGGAGAAGGTTGGGGACAAGAATGCTCTTGATGTCTTTATCATGAagaacattgaattgcaggaaGCAGTTAAGAAGAATTTGACTATGATAGAGGGGTTGAAGAATGAAAATGGTAAACTGACAGATGAGAAGCACGAACTTAAGACATTATTTGAATCTTTGCAGAGGAGATATAGTAAACTCCCTGTCAGTGATGTGAAATTGGAAGAGAGTACTATGCCTTTGATGAGTGAAGATGCCTTTGATTGTGGGAACACTGAAGTGGAGCCCAATCTTGGAGTTTCTTTCGCTGTCAAAGATGAAAAGGATGTTAGTGACAACGAGCTTGAAAATGACACTGGGGAGCCTGTTCCTTTACAAAGGGATGAAGATACTCATTACTCTGTTGATACTGGCACTGGTCAGTCTCCCAACAAAGGGAACAAGGAGGATGCTATAGGAGCATTAG GGGTCAAATTCAAAGTGGAAAAGGATATCATGGACCTAAGTGAGGATGATGATAAGTACACATCACAAGGATTTCATGGAGAGAAAGCTATTCCTcaaataattgaagaaaatgaacatCCACAAAGGGTTGAAATTATCAAAAGAAAACGTGCTTCTGATATTCAGGCTTCTACTTCCACGTCTACATCCTTTGCTGATTTATTTGAAACAGAAAATCTCCCTGTAAAGAGAA ATATGGCTAGAACACAAGGTGCATCATCTTATCAAGGAAAAAATTCTTGTCAAGGGGAAAATAGAAGACTTACTGCATCAGCTAGGAGAAGACAGGAAGAAGCTGATATTCATGAGGAGAAACATAATGTTATTGAAGAGCAACATCATGTTCAGGAGCGGGAGGATGTGAATGTTGGTGAAAAGGAAGTTTGTGGATTTCCTGGAGGTCCACATGATACATCTCTGCTCACTCACTATGCGCGACATGTTGCACATGCGTTGTGGCAGGACGAG GATCGAGGGGAGATCAAGCTGATCTCCCATGGTAAGAAATTAAATAGATTTGGAGCATGTCACGAGGCAATTGAAGAAATTGTGTTGAATTCTGGATTATTGCCTCTTTGTGGTATTTCGTACGACTATGTTGACAAGGGTTTGTTGTTGGCGTTTGCTGAGAGATGGCATTTGGAGACAAACACTTTCCATTTGCCAGTGGGTGAGATGAGCATTACACTCGATGACGTATCGTCGCTCCTTCACCTGTCTATAGAGGGAGAATTTTGTCCAGTCAAGGACTTAGAATGGGAAGAAGCTCAGTCTGCTCTCATGGACCTTTTGGGTGTGGACTACGAGAGGGCGGGAACTGAGATGACAGAAGCCCGTGGTCCGAAAGTGAGGCTTAGCTGGTTAAGAGGTGTTTATACTGAGTGTTGTGAGCAGCAACGATGGGACTGTGCCGCACGAGCATTCTTGTTACATCTAGTTGGATGCAGTATTTTTCCAAATAAGAGTGGCACATTGATTCATGTGTCATACTTGATGTTGTTCAGAGAGTTGGATAGATGTGGCAGATACGCCTGGGGCGTTGCTGCGCTTGCTTACCTGTATGAGCAGCTCGGAGATGTCAGCCTTGCTACGACAAGACAAATGGCTGGATATATGACTCTTTTACAG agTTGGATTTATGAGCATTTCCCTTATATGGGAAGGAGGCGTGTGCTGTCATCTTATATTGAAGACAAACCTCGTGCAACACGATGGGAGATCTGGAGACATGGGTGTAGCCTAGTAGAGGCGAGAGCACATTTGGATAGACTAACATATGATGGGGTGATCTGGTCCCCATATGAGTCTCATCGAGGTAATCGTCCGTTTTTGGTCATTGCTTTATTTTCTGGGTGGATTAGACTTGGTGACATGGTTCAACGACATCTGCCTGAACGCGTATTGAGGCAGTTTGAGTTTGAGCAGCCCATCCCACGGACACCAGATGCTATTACAAAGGTTGACATTGAGACCATTGATGGTATTTGGGTGCACTTTAGACCGCAAGTTATATCCCATGTCAGACCGACGTCATCTCCATATGATTGTGTTGAGGGATACCTGCAGTGGTTTAGACGAGTATCCCATCCGTACATGATTCCTGGTGCTGACTTGGATCGAATGACTCTTGCACCCCGACTTCGACGACATATTCCAGATGATGTGTCAGTTCGTCGTAAATCACCTTCCGAATTTGAGGTGTTA GGTAATTTGAGACGCATAGTCACAATCTTACAAACAATGATTTCTTATTGTGACGTAAGTGAGGGTACTATAGCATATGATCGTACTAACGAGGCATTACAACTCGCTCATGCCTTAGTTAAAGAACAAAAGGGCAACAACAAAGGAGGTAGACATGTACGGAGCAGACAATCATCTTGA
- the LOC108336475 gene encoding uncharacterized protein LOC108336475 isoform X2 translates to MTFQPKTDPGSLPRSIPTATEKEYGEMSISELVDVLRIAYKIEDFDKIEEELVKREAKLRAEIGSLGEKFELERLKRIEVEERLKIREEQYKKGKRAQDNYEQLLKEVKTDRLAEKHAIEEFIKKNVALEGEVYELKEFRKKMLDEVKSMDELRDKIRVWKEEKVGDKNALDVFIMKNIELQEAVKKNLTMIEGLKNENGKLTDEKHELKTLFESLQRRYSKLPVSDVKLEESTMPLMSEDAFDCGNTEVEPNLGVSFAVKDEKDVSDNELENDTGEPVPLQRDEDTHYSVDTGTGQSPNKGNKEDAIGALGVKFKVEKDIMDLSEDDDKYTSQGFHGEKAIPQIIEENEHPQRVEIIKRKRASDIQASTSTSTSFADLFETENLPVKRNMARTQGASSYQGKNSCQGENRRLTASARRRQEEADIHEEKHNVIEEQHHVQEREDVNVGEKEVCGFPGGPHDTSLLTHYARHVAHALWQDEDRGEIKLISHGKKLNRFGACHEAIEEIVLNSGLLPLCGISYDYVDKGLLLAFAERWHLETNTFHLPVGEMSITLDDVSSLLHLSIEGEFCPVKDLEWEEAQSALMDLLGVDYERAGTEMTEARGPKVRLSWLRGVYTECCEQQRWDCAARAFLLHLVGCSIFPNKSGTLIHVSYLMLFRELDRCGRYAWGVAALAYLYEQLGDVSLATTRQMAGYMTLLQSWIYEHFPYMGRRRVLSSYIEDKPRATRWEIWRHGCSLVEARAHLDRLTYDGVIWSPYESHRGNRPFLVIALFSGWIRLGDMVQRHLPERVLRQFEFEQPIPRTPDAITKVDIETIDGIWVHFRPQVISHVRPTSSPYDCVEGYLQWFRRVSHPYMIPGADLDRMTLAPRLRRHIPDDVSVRRKSPSEFEGNLRRIVTILQTMISYCDVSEGTIAYDRTNEALQLAHALVKEQKGNNKGGRHVRSRQSS, encoded by the exons ATGACATTTCAACCCAAAACGGACCCTGGGTCTTTGCCTAGGTCCATTCCGACCGCCACTGAAAAAGAATACGGTGAAATGAGCATATCCGAGCTAGTTGATGTGCTGCGTATTGCGTATAAAATTGAGGATTTTGATAAAATTGAGGAAGAGTTGGTAAAGAGGGAAGCAAAACTTAGGGCGGAAATTGGATCACTCGGGGAGAAGTTTGAGCTGGAGAGGCTCAAGAGAATTGAAGTCGAAGAGAGACTGAAAATCAGAGAGGAGCAATATAAAAAGGGGAAGAGAGCCCAGGATAATTATGAGCAGTTGTTGAAGGAAGTGAAAACAGATCGCTTGGCTGAAAAACATGCTATTGAGGAGTTCATCAAAAAGAACGTTGCTTTAGAAGGTGAAGTGTATGAGCTGAAGGAGTTCAGGAAAAAAATGCTAGATGAGGTCAAATCTATGGATGAACTAAGGGACAAGATCCGTGTATGGAAGGAGGAGAAGGTTGGGGACAAGAATGCTCTTGATGTCTTTATCATGAagaacattgaattgcaggaaGCAGTTAAGAAGAATTTGACTATGATAGAGGGGTTGAAGAATGAAAATGGTAAACTGACAGATGAGAAGCACGAACTTAAGACATTATTTGAATCTTTGCAGAGGAGATATAGTAAACTCCCTGTCAGTGATGTGAAATTGGAAGAGAGTACTATGCCTTTGATGAGTGAAGATGCCTTTGATTGTGGGAACACTGAAGTGGAGCCCAATCTTGGAGTTTCTTTCGCTGTCAAAGATGAAAAGGATGTTAGTGACAACGAGCTTGAAAATGACACTGGGGAGCCTGTTCCTTTACAAAGGGATGAAGATACTCATTACTCTGTTGATACTGGCACTGGTCAGTCTCCCAACAAAGGGAACAAGGAGGATGCTATAGGAGCATTAG GGGTCAAATTCAAAGTGGAAAAGGATATCATGGACCTAAGTGAGGATGATGATAAGTACACATCACAAGGATTTCATGGAGAGAAAGCTATTCCTcaaataattgaagaaaatgaacatCCACAAAGGGTTGAAATTATCAAAAGAAAACGTGCTTCTGATATTCAGGCTTCTACTTCCACGTCTACATCCTTTGCTGATTTATTTGAAACAGAAAATCTCCCTGTAAAGAGAA ATATGGCTAGAACACAAGGTGCATCATCTTATCAAGGAAAAAATTCTTGTCAAGGGGAAAATAGAAGACTTACTGCATCAGCTAGGAGAAGACAGGAAGAAGCTGATATTCATGAGGAGAAACATAATGTTATTGAAGAGCAACATCATGTTCAGGAGCGGGAGGATGTGAATGTTGGTGAAAAGGAAGTTTGTGGATTTCCTGGAGGTCCACATGATACATCTCTGCTCACTCACTATGCGCGACATGTTGCACATGCGTTGTGGCAGGACGAG GATCGAGGGGAGATCAAGCTGATCTCCCATGGTAAGAAATTAAATAGATTTGGAGCATGTCACGAGGCAATTGAAGAAATTGTGTTGAATTCTGGATTATTGCCTCTTTGTGGTATTTCGTACGACTATGTTGACAAGGGTTTGTTGTTGGCGTTTGCTGAGAGATGGCATTTGGAGACAAACACTTTCCATTTGCCAGTGGGTGAGATGAGCATTACACTCGATGACGTATCGTCGCTCCTTCACCTGTCTATAGAGGGAGAATTTTGTCCAGTCAAGGACTTAGAATGGGAAGAAGCTCAGTCTGCTCTCATGGACCTTTTGGGTGTGGACTACGAGAGGGCGGGAACTGAGATGACAGAAGCCCGTGGTCCGAAAGTGAGGCTTAGCTGGTTAAGAGGTGTTTATACTGAGTGTTGTGAGCAGCAACGATGGGACTGTGCCGCACGAGCATTCTTGTTACATCTAGTTGGATGCAGTATTTTTCCAAATAAGAGTGGCACATTGATTCATGTGTCATACTTGATGTTGTTCAGAGAGTTGGATAGATGTGGCAGATACGCCTGGGGCGTTGCTGCGCTTGCTTACCTGTATGAGCAGCTCGGAGATGTCAGCCTTGCTACGACAAGACAAATGGCTGGATATATGACTCTTTTACAG agTTGGATTTATGAGCATTTCCCTTATATGGGAAGGAGGCGTGTGCTGTCATCTTATATTGAAGACAAACCTCGTGCAACACGATGGGAGATCTGGAGACATGGGTGTAGCCTAGTAGAGGCGAGAGCACATTTGGATAGACTAACATATGATGGGGTGATCTGGTCCCCATATGAGTCTCATCGAGGTAATCGTCCGTTTTTGGTCATTGCTTTATTTTCTGGGTGGATTAGACTTGGTGACATGGTTCAACGACATCTGCCTGAACGCGTATTGAGGCAGTTTGAGTTTGAGCAGCCCATCCCACGGACACCAGATGCTATTACAAAGGTTGACATTGAGACCATTGATGGTATTTGGGTGCACTTTAGACCGCAAGTTATATCCCATGTCAGACCGACGTCATCTCCATATGATTGTGTTGAGGGATACCTGCAGTGGTTTAGACGAGTATCCCATCCGTACATGATTCCTGGTGCTGACTTGGATCGAATGACTCTTGCACCCCGACTTCGACGACATATTCCAGATGATGTGTCAGTTCGTCGTAAATCACCTTCCGAATTTGAG GGTAATTTGAGACGCATAGTCACAATCTTACAAACAATGATTTCTTATTGTGACGTAAGTGAGGGTACTATAGCATATGATCGTACTAACGAGGCATTACAACTCGCTCATGCCTTAGTTAAAGAACAAAAGGGCAACAACAAAGGAGGTAGACATGTACGGAGCAGACAATCATCTTGA